In the genome of Leptospira ryugenii, the window TGGCATTCCAAATCCACGGGAATGCAAAGAGAGTCACACAAAGTGAGAAGGATAGGGAAAAAATAAGAATAAAATAAATTGTATGTTCTTTTGTTAGCCGATCTATTGAATAAATGAGAAGTAAAATGCTTAAGAAACCTGCACTGACAAATCCATATGGCTCTAGTGATAGAGCAAACAGAAGGGAGATGGGAAGTATATAAAAGAAAACCGGAAAACTATTGAGCTTTGTTAAGAGTTTTTTCATACTCCAATCGTCTTCCATATTCCTCGGCAAGTTCTTTACTACCCAAAGCTTGTGTGCGCATTTCCAAAAGTTTTTTGTCCCTCTCAGAAGCAGATAGATTCGGATTATTCTTTAGAAAGTTTGCTTCCTCTTTTTCTAATTTTGTTATCCTTTCTTCCTCTTCCTTCATATCCTTTAAGACTTTCTCGATCCTTTCATTCCCCTCTTTTCCAAAGTATCGAATGCGGATTTCTTTTTCTTTTGTATCTCTTTCTTGTGCAGATAATTTTGTTAACTCATTCCTTCGCAATTCCATTTCCGTTTCAAATTTATCATATTTTGGCTCACGTTCTGCTATTGCCTTATAGTATTGGCCAAATGTTTTTTTTCTGAACTCTTCGTAAGATTTTAATCTGTCCTCTGCTTTTAAATTTTTAGTTTCTTCAAGAAAATTCTTTCTATTATAACTAAACTCAGCGGTGGCCTCTTCCAGACCGAAAATGAGCTCCGCTTCTTCTTTAGAAAAAAACTTTCTTCTCATTTGTTTGATTGTATCGTACATTTCTTGGTTGGTATACGATTGTGAGGAAGTATCAATATTTGCCATAGCTTCTTCATACTTTAAATAGTTTGTGAGCATTTGTATGAGTTTCTTAGCTTCTTCTGCCGAGTATTGATTTTGCAAAAAGGCTTTGATGTATTCATGGCATTGCTCGCGAGTCGATCCTTCTGGACATTGTCGCCGCAAATTCCACAATTCAAAAATTAAATTGAGTTCGCCTGACTTTGCTTTGCTGATGATTTCTTCGTAACTTAAAAAGCCACCCTCGCCAGTAAATATAGACTTTGCAGATTCCAAATAGAAAGGATCCACAAAAAAACCATCCTCTTGGTTTTGGAAATAAGAGATGGCCTTTTCATTTGGATTTTCTTCTGATTCTGACTCTTGCCTAGAAGGATTCATATAAGATACACCAAGTAAGATGACTAGTATGGAGACAAAAGCAATCGTGATCAGAATGAGTGAGGATTTCTTCATAGAAATAGATTAAATCAAAATCTCCAAGGAGTGAACACTAAAAAAAAACCCAAGCACATCGGCCTGGGTTTTTTAATTCAATTGTATAGGGACCGAAACTATTGGTTCGCTTTGAGGTCGCGAGCAAGGTTTAGGTAAAAGCCATTGACATCAAACCACAACTGGCCAGAGCGCAAAGTGTTTGTTATCTGTAAGTGGTCAATCCCAGTTGTCAAAATTCCAAACGAAGGTCCACCTTTCCAAGTACCCCATCTTTGTGAGCTTAGAGGCACCAATCCATCATTTGTCAATCCTTGTCCTTGGAACAAACCACCGGCAGCACAAGCTGGGTGCAGGATGCCCATCAGTGGGTGCTGGATCAAATCAGGAATAGTGATCGAGGAGCCATAAGAAAAGTATTTTACCCCAGTACGATTGGGAGTGTAGGAGTTAAAGCTTGTAAGGCCTTCTTTTGTAAGTGAAGATAGAGCCGCCAAAGCATTTTGTTGGTTTGTACCACCATATACAACTTTCACTAAGGTTTCTACAATGGATGCGACAAAGGGCTGGATCCAACTAGGGAGCACCGTTTTTACGATATCTGCTATGGGAGATCCATAGTGAGGTGTATTGAGAGTGGTTAACGTTGCGACACGCGAAGACAAACCTAGATTAGACACCGCATAACGGCTATCCAATCCACCTTGAGAGTGTCCCACGATATGCACTTTGCCAGTGTAGTTGTTAGCCGCCAAATAAGTTAACATGGCAGTTTTCAACTCTTGGGCTCTCACTTCATTTGAGTTCGCTGCAGTCTTTGCAGGAGCATAAACGGTAGCACCTTGGCTTCTGAGATAGTCATCTACACCACCCCAATAGTTTACAATGCTGATGATTCCGTTGGAGTTTTCACCCCAGCCAAATAAGCCGTGGGAGAGGATAATGGGGTATGTGCCTGCCAATGGTTTGGAGGAGGATGTGGATCCTGCCCAAACAGGGCTTACCATAAAAATTGCTAAAATTAAATACGAAAGACTTTTTCTCACCATATGTTTTTCACCTTTGTCGAAAGTATGTCTAAATACACATGATTCTGAACGAGTGTCAAACTTTTTTTTGGATTTTGTAGGGAAAAACCTGTTATTGGCTGATTAGGCCCCCAGGCCTAGGTCTAGAGCCATCATCAGCACAAAACCAAAAAGAGCACCGAGAGTGCTCATTTCCGTTTCTTGGCCCGTATGCGATTCTGGAATCAACTCTTCGATAACGACAAAGATCATGGCTCCTGCAGCAAAACAGAGTGCAAAGGGAAGTACATTTGCCATGGAGAAGACCAAAGCCGCGCCCAAAAGACCACCCAAAGGCTCTACAAAACCAGACAACTGCCCATACCAAAAACTTCTGCGTACGGAAAAACCCTCCCGTAGGAGGGGGATGGAAACTGCGGCACCTTCGGGGATGTTTTGGATTCCAATCCCGAAGGCAACCACAAGGGCAGAAGCCAGAGCCTGTGCTGTGAAATTATCACCTAATGCACCGAATGCGACTCCTACAGCCAGACCTTCGGGGATGTTATGTAGGGTAATGGCAATGACAAGTAGTATGCTTCTCTGGAAGGAAGAACGACCTCCCTCTTGTCGATTAGATTCCAATCCTACATGCAAATGGGGTAAAAACTTATGGATCAGATATAGCACCAAACCGCCGGATAGAAAGGATAGGCTCGCATAGAACCAAGCATGGTTTGTCTTGGTTTCCCATAACTCAAGCGCGGGCAATAGTAAGGACCAGAAGCTTGCTGCAATCATAATCCCAGATGAAAAGCCCAACATGGAATTGAACAATGGCCTGGGCACAGAGCGGAAAAAAAAGACAAAGGATGCACCCAAGGCCGTACACAACCATGTAAAGCAAGTGGCCAGAAGTGCTAATAAGACGGGGTGCACGGAAAGGAGTGATTCCATTCTGAGAATTTTACCTTGACGTCTCGTCAGATGCAAGTAGGATTCGCATGCAAATCCAAGGATAGCTAAACTCTATGCATTCATTAAAGTCTGATTCCGTACGTTTCAGTATACTCTGCTTTCTCTTCATCGGATTACTTTATTTTCTAATCCCACAAGACGACCAAACTAAAGCTTCAATCTCGAGTTTTCGACCATTCATAACAACTGTCATCCTCATGATCATTTGGTCACATTTCTCATTTCAGTATCTTTATCTTCTTAGGAAAACCAAGAATGTCGAGATTACTGCTCTATTACATACTTTTCTCGACCACCAATCTCAAATCCAAGCACTAGACCGATCTCAAGCTATTATTTCATTCGATATGCAGGGAAATATATTAAGCGCTAATCGAAACTTTTTGCACTTAATGGGCTATCAAAACGAGGAGATCATTGGAAAACACCATAAAATCTTTGTGGATCCTGCCTACGCTCTATCGGAAGAGTACGATATGTTCTGGAACATCCTTCGATCTGGAAATTTCCATCAATCCGAATTCAAGAGAATCGGGAAATCCGGGAAAGTTGTATGGATCCAAGCCACCTACAACCCTATCTTTGATTTAAAAGGGAATTTAACGAAGGTAATCAAATTTGCGAGCGACATTACCGAACAAAAGAAACTTAGTGAGGAGGCAAAAGAGCTTACAAATGAATTGCTACATTCATTGCAAGGATTAGAGAAAGGTAATCTAAAAACAGCGATCAATGGAAATTTTTCTGGTGGTTTTTTAGAAATCAAAAACTCCTTTAACAATACTCTGACAAATCTCGCGACCGTGATATCCGACGTGAAAAGAAACGTGGAAACGGTACTTCTTGCAAGTCAAAAACTGGAAGATACTTCGCAATTTCTAAGCCATTCAGCAACCGACCAAGCTGCGACAGTTGAAGAGACGGAAGCTGCCATCGTTCAAATCATTAAAAATATTTCAGAGTCTGCAGCTTCCGCTGAAAAAACAGATTTGATTGCCAAAAAATCAACCGAAGAGGCTAAAATTGGTGAACGTTCCGTACAAGAAGCTGTTCAAGCTATGAATGCAATCTCAGGAAAGATCGGTGTCATTAAGGAGATTGCTGCTCAAACAAGCCTACTCTCTCTCAATGCTTCCATTGAAGCGGCTCGCGCTGGAGAGAATGGGAAAGGTTTTGCCGTTGTAGCCACAGAAGTTGGTAAACTAGCAGAAAAAAGCAACGTTTCTTCTGGTGAGATCAGCCAACTATCAGCAAGCAGTTTAGAAATTGCAAATAGAGCTGGTCAAATCATCTCGGATATCATCCCCGCCATTAGTCAAACCTCGGAACTCGTTCGCACTATGTCGATTTCAAATAAAGAGCAGGCAGAGTCAGTAGCTCAAATCGGGCAAGCAATGAAAGAATTGGATTCCGTCACACAGCAGTTTGCTGCATCCTCGGAGGAATTGGCAGTCACGGCAGAGTCTCTCTCTTTACAGGCTAAGTCTCTAAACCATACGATAGACTTTTTTCACTGGTAGATCTTAAAATCGTTCAATGCGGTCTACCAATGACCAGATCTCTTCTTCTTTGAGGCTGCCTTGGAAGGCAGGCATCGCTTTGTTTTTTCCTGTACTAATTGTACGGTAAATCCCTTCGCGCATTTTATCTCCACCAAAGAAGAAACCCATTTTCATTCCAAAGGTACCAAAATTTCGAGGTTTTGGATTGAGACTGGCATCAGACTTACCATCTACGCCATGGCATGCCGAACACTGCTTTTCCCAAATTAGATCTGCTTTCTTTCGGACAAGCTCGGTTTCTTCTGGGGACGCCATTTTTTTTTGGGAAATCGGAAGGGCACAAGAAAAGAGGAGAACAGGTAACAGACGGTACAACATCAATGATTTAGACAGCCTGGTGATCTCCTCATCTTATAATTTTTTATGGATCAACACGAAAGCTAGGGCAAATTAAGGTATAAGGAGATTTTTTGCCATTGCTTGTTTGGAACATTCCTTTATGAACCAAGCGATACTCACCTGACTCTCTATCTCCGATCGTCCAAGAAAGATCCATACTACCCAGGGATTTCCAAGGTAAGCGGGAGGTCTGGTATTCTATTTTTGTATCAATGGCCGCTTCCGTTTTGATGGGTAACCAGGCAGAATGCAGCCGCTTTTCAATGATAAAGTACTCTTTGACCATCGGATAACCCACGTTTGGGTTTGCCGCTTCCACTCGGCATCGCACCTCTTCCCCTATTTTGTATATTGGTTTGGGAAAGATAAGGATTTCTTTTGGTTCGGTGCTCGTTTCATTTGTGAAAGGTATTTCTTTCGAACGCACTCTTTCTGAGAGATCCAAAGGGAAAGGATGATTGCCAATAGTTTCGGAAACCTCGAATCCTTCTCGCATGTGACTTGCCATCCTATGAAACTCTTGGCGGAGAGCATTCAAACTCTGCTTGCCATGCAATGTATGCCCACCTTCGTAATGTTGTTCTGAATATTCTTCAGGTGTTGTAATGTAGCCAGAAAAATCGTTGGAAAGACCAGAAATCACAACTTCTAAAGATTCATTGGGAAATTGACTTCTGACCTGCTTTTTCAAACGCCTTGCTGACATCGTCGTGACTTCATGGGGCAGGACCATGATCAGCAGATCACCGATTCTCACCATACCGTAGGGAAGGATCTGTGGTAAGCTTGGGATGGGTTTGGTCTCACCCATTGGAAATAGAACGGCTTTTGGCTTTTGGCAATTTCTAAGTTCCTCAGAAGGTGACTGTAACATGAATTTTGCGATCCAATCAATATAGAACCGACGATGTTTATCTGTCATACCTTCATGGAAAAGCCAATGCCCACCACCCTCTTCCGTAGAGCCAGCGGCGAATGCATATCCGTAGGCACTTGGGCAGGTACTCTCTTCTTTTCCTGTTCTAGAAAATTCTGCGCTCACTTTATATTGGCTCATATCGATAAATGTATGCGCGAAAGCCATGCCTCCCTTCAACTCTCTCGTGGGGCCTTTCCATATCTCCTGGCTGGCTAGGAACTGCCGCTTTCCTATTAGAAAGCTACTCTCATACATCTCCTTTCCTGGACCCGTATTATTGAGATTTAGGTTAGGAGAGACATCTCCTTCATTCGCTTGGGCGAATATCGCAACAAAGGATGGGTGTCCCTCGTTTAATGCTTGTTCCTCTGATAGTAATGCTGCAACTCCTTTATTGTCTGAGGAAATAAGTCGATTGTCAAAGGTAATATTTGTTGGGTGCACTCCGTACCAATTCACGTGGCCTAATTTTTTGCCCTGAGCCACAAAATTGAGCTGAGTCATTTCCCTTTCAATGGTATCTGAATACAATTGTCTTTCTTCTTGGGGATTGGCATTGTAAGCATCCAAACTTCGGTTGATGCCTGCATCTTTCACCATCGCTTTACCAAGATAAACTGTGGAAGGAATTCTTTTATGGTAGGCGTCTCGGATGGCCGAAAAGATTCCATCACATAACAAGGAAAATACTTGTGAATAGTAATTTGTGGAATAAAAAGATACTTCTGAATACTGAAAGAATCCCGCCGGCCCACTGTGAGTATGAGAAGCATTGAGGACTACATTTCCCAAATGAAACTTCGGATCTACTTCCTTTTGCAATCGCTTCACAACCTCTCTTTGGACTTCAAAGGGAATGCCACCCACCTCAGCGGTTACATAAGCCAAGAGTTTCCCCGTCTTCCGCTCTTCCATGACAAGAGAGCGTGCAAACTGTCTCGTTTGTATGCCGACCCCAGTTTGGTCTTCGCGGGCATAGCCCCAAAACATCAGCCCAAACGGAGGACCTGTGATATCCTTTTTGGAAAGTCCAACCGAATAGACAGCTTCCTCCGCGTAAAGCCCCTTCAGAGAAAAAAGGACAAGGACAAGGGTAAAAATGGATTTCATGCACACAAGAAATCAAAAAGATGGGGAAATGTCAAACCAAACATCTGTCGACTATTTTCGGCTAAAACGAGAGGACTGGAAAAATGGTTTGCGCAGAAAAAAAAGAAGGCTTTCGTAGCTGTCATTAGATGCCTACCCTGAAACACAAACAGAACCGGTTCATCAGCTATATCTGCTTGGTCGCAAGCATACTTGCTTCCTTAAATGCTATCGGCATGTTAAATTTCTACGGATATAGTTTCTTTTCCTACTTTGGCTTCATCATTGCAGCGATATTTATTCTTTGTTATGTAATCAATCAGAGAGGGTATCATCTCCTTGCCAAATCCATCGTACTATTGATTTTCAATTTTGCAGTTATAAACATTAGCAGCACACAAGGGGAAGGTTCAGGATCTGTTTTACTTTATTTCCCCTTGATGAGTTTGTACTTTTTGCTTTTAGAATGGAAAGAATTGCGTTGGATTTTCTTTTGGTGTCTCGTATCGGTTATTGGTTTTTTACTCTTAGAACTTTCAGATTATCAAATCTTAAAATTTGGGGACTTTGAAAAGCCAGAACCAAAATTAGTTTTTCTATTTAATCTTTGTTTAACGCTCCTTGGTCAGTTCATTGTCATGTTTGTTTTCATCAAGGTTACTGGAGAGCTGGAATCAAATATGCAAACAAAAACAGATGAATTGCGGCGCACTTTGCATCATCTAGTGGATGAAAAAGAAAAGGCTGAAAAAGCCGCTCAGTCACGCTCTTTATTCTTATCTTCCATGAGCCATGAAATGAGAACTCCTCTGCATTCGATACTTGGCTATACAAATTTAATTTTGGAAGAAGATGTAAGCCCCGAACAAAGAGAAATCCTAAGTTTGATCGAATTTTCATCACGCAATCTTTTGGTTCTCATCAATGACATTCTTGAATTCAATAAATTGGAAGCAGGGAAAATTTCCATCGACCATCTACCCTTTGATTTTCCTCTCTTACTCCAGAAAATTCATTCTTCGCTAAAACTTCAGGCAGATGAAAAGAATTTAGAATTTCATTTGGAATTGAGTGAAGCCATCCCCAGACAATTGAAAGGGGACCCGAGCAAACTCACTCAAATTCTTTTTAATCTACTATCCAACGCGATCAAGTTTACAGAGAAAGGTGTCATTTCATTTAAAATTGAGGTAAAAAAGCGATGGGAAAGTTTTATTTGTTTAGAGTTTAGCATCGCTGATACTGGTATAGGTATTCCGAAAGAACAACACGATCTGATCTTTGAACAATTTACGCAAGCAGATGCTAGCATATCACGAAAGTTTGGTGGGACTGGGCTTGGACTTTCTATCACAAAAAAAATACTAGATCTCTTCCAAAGCCAGATCCATTTGGAATCGGAACCAGGAAAAGGTTCCAAGTTTACGTTTCAATTAAACTTTCCTGTAGTCGATACCGAAACAAATCTTTGGGAAGAGGTCGAGACCAAGGAAGTTATACTCCCAAATATACAGAAACCGATTCTTGTCGTAGATGACAATGAAATGAATTTGCGTTTGGTTTCTCAATTTTTTAAAAAATGGAAGTTTCCCTTCTTAGTTGCAAAATCAGGAGAAAGTGCTTATGAAATAGCAAAAGCAGAAGATCTCTCTCTCATACTTATGGATTTACAAATGCCTGGCTGGGATGGATTTTACACGACCCAAAAGATAAAGGAAACAAAACCTGAAGTTCCAGTGCTTGCTCTCACTGCCGATGTAAATGAAGACGCCTTACAAAAAGTAAAGGACTCTGGCTTCTTAGATATCATCTACAAACCCTTCCAACCAAAAGAATTCCAAAACATCCTCTTGCAATACCTAACTAAGTAATGGCCCTCTGGATGACCTGTCTTTGGTTGAGCAATCCGCCAAACAGATCGGATCAAATCCCAAAAATTCCTAGGATTTGTTCGTATGGAAGGGAGGAAAAATAAATTTACTGAAGCCAAAGGATTTGTTTGGGAATCAATGTCCGAGAAAAGAATCTTTCTCTTAGAATGGTTTCCGTTTGCAAAGATTGATCGTACAGAGAGGCTGGACTCATGAGCATACGCTTACGGATCTTTCTTTCCATAGGTTCTGTGTTAATTGCCGGTTTCCTAATATCTACATCTATTCAAACATACCGTTTGATCAATGATCTCCAAACTGAAATCGACAGTAGTGCTAAACTAACTGCAGAAAGATGGAGTTACGAGGTTAAAGAACAATTTAATACTGCCATGGGACTCATACGTGGCTTTCGATTTTCTCTCTTTTTCACCTCACCTCCTCGAGAAAAAACAATCTTAGGCTTACAAGAAATCCTGAAACGAAATTCCGATCTATTTGGGATATGGCTATGCTATGAGCCAAATGCCTATGATGGAAAGGATGCGATCTATAAGAATACAACAGGACATGACCAAACAGGAAGATTCATTCCATATGTCCACCAATTGGGGGAAGGAAAGCTCAATCTGGAACCGCTCAAGGATTATGAAAATTTAGATGGAGCTGGTGAGTACTACCAGGCTACTAAAATTGCAAACCAAGCAAAAGTCGTAGGGCCTTATAGCTATGTCGCTGGCGAAACATCCAAACAAATGATCTCCCTAATCGTTCCTATTAACCCCAATAAAAAATTTATCGGTGCAGCAGGCATTGATTTGGACCTAGAAGAGCTCCAAAACAAAATCGGCGATAGCCGACCCTTCCGTGGAGAAGGATATATCGCACTTTTGTCCCCACAAGGAAAGTACGCTATGTACGGACAAGATGCTAGTAAATTAGGAACGAGCATCTCAGATCCAGAAATGATGAAAGTGTTTCTTGCAAATGCAAAAAAGGAAACACCCTTTACCTTTACCAGCGGAGACTTTTCCCATTACTTTTCTCCGTTTAGAATCGGGAAGGATGAAGACGATTGGGTATTGCAAGTCAGTATACCTGCAAGCCTGATGAGAAATCTTATCTGGCAGATTGTCTTGAGCTCTTTTCTAACTGTCGTTTTTATCCTCGCCGCTACTCTCCTTGTTTTGAATCTTATTTTTAAAAAACAAATCAGCGATCGTTTAGATGAGGCAATTTTATTTTCTAAAGAAATCGCTGATGGTAATTTAAAAGCCATCTCACCAAAAGAGAATGCAGATGAAATTGGGAAGTTATTTGCTTCCTTGGATAAAATGAAAACAAGCCTTTACTCCATCATTTCCGATCTTAAAAAAACCACAAAGGCTTTGGATGAACAAACGGACGAAATGAACGTCACCTCACAAAGATTATCTGATATTTCGCAAACACAAGCATCTTCTGCAGAAGAGTCCTCGGCTGCTGTAGAAGAACTAACAGCTTCTGCGGAAAATGTGGGTAAATCCATGGTAGATGCTGTCCAAAAAACAAAAGAGATCAACCAAAACGTAGAAAATTTACGCACTGAAATTGAAAAGATCAATGTGGAGATGGACGCTTTAGCAAAATTGGCGATGGAATCTCGTAACCAAGCCATCGTTGGTGAAAATGCAATGGTTGCGTCCACCGAAGCCATGGAAGATATTCGAGACAAAGCAGAGAGGATACGCGAAGTTTTGGATATCATCACAGAAATTTCCGAAAAGACAAATCTTCTGGCATTGAATGCTGCTATTGAGGCAGCAAGAGCTGGAGATGCCGGGCGAGGTTTTGCTGTGGTTGCTGAGGAAATCGGAAAATTAGCCTTACAGACTGGTAGCTCAGTCAAAGAGATCAGCGAACTGGTGTTATCAACAGACCAAGCGGTATCGAATGGAAATACGAGGGTAACCGAAGCCGCTCATATTTTGACCTTACTTAACGAAAGGGTCAAAGAATTTGAGACGACTGCAAACCGAGTGTTACACTCTGTCCATTCTCAGGAGGTAAACGCTAAGGATATTTCAATCAATGCCAATAGTCTTACCAATCTCAGTGTTCAAATCGAGGAAGCTGTACTGGAACAAAAGAGAGCTGCAGATGAGATTTCCAGGACTATCGTAAGTATTTCTGAAGGTACTCAAGAGTTGGCCTTGGGTTCAGACCAACTCACACTCTCCTCTGGCAGTATTTCTTCTGAGGCAAATCTATTGGCAAAACAGGTGGAGAGATTTAAGTTGTAAGGGTCTTTTTTTTTGTTTCAATGCCTACTACTGGCAGGCACTGGTTCCATACCTTGTCCCAAGATAACATTCTATGAGACTCGTGTCTTGGTCGGACACTCTGTTATCAAAAAATAGGATCTCTGCTAGGTCAATTTCCGCTCCTCCTACTCCTATCCCTATGTTTCCAGAGACATAGCCCGTGACTGCAGGTGTCGTACTCAATACTTGTGTACCATCAATTTTTATTGTGACTTTGGCTGTTCCATTTTGTAAGATGCTCACTTGTTTAATAATACCATTTGTCCATCCAGCAGAAAAGCTTGCGACACTACTAAGACCAGATTTATTCATTGCAAGTACGCCTGCCGAAAGGACAAAGAAAACACTACCCTCTTCTCTACTTTGCCTGTAAAATAGAAAGCAGCTCTCCTTCCATCTCTTCGAAATAATCTGCATTTTGGGTAATGACATAGAGTTGCGAATTGCCTTGGAATATTTTTATGAATTGTCTGGCTTTGTTGAGACAGAACTCTTGCACATCCCGAGAGGATTGCTTTTCTTTGGGCTCAAAAGATAAAAAGAAATCGGCAAAGAGATGGTACCAGGATTCTAAGATGGCCTTCGCGATTTCAGGACTTTGTGGAGTCTTTTCGGAACTAGTCATAAACCTTGCAATCGGACAGCCAAAGTAGGCTTGGCGCCTGACTTGTCTTCTGAGCATAGAGACCCAAATACGTACGAACTGTTCGGGAGATTCTGCTTTTGCCATCAAAATTTTCCATCCTTGGACAAAGGAACTTCCTTGGATTTGTAGATAGAGCTCCCCAACCTCCCCTTTATTTTGGAAGTGTCGATAAAAACTCGCCTTATGAGTCTCCGAGGCCTCAATCAAATGGTTCACGGTCGTAGCATCAAAGCCTTGCCTGTAGATCAAATCTACCGCAGCTTTCATTAACCGTTCTTTCGGATTTCCTTTTTCCTCGGTTTGCATACCTTTCCTTTTTTTCATTCTCAGAAAAAAATGGATAGACTAAATAGTCTATCCATTTTTGAGTCGATCCATGTTCGATAGACCAAATAGTCTATCCAAAGGAGAACCCATGAAATTCAAATCCACACTACTCATACTATTCCTAGGCCTAAGCCCTATTTTTGCCGATGGGATGCCTGGAAATACCTTAGACCCAAAAACGGCGGTCCTGACCTGGACACGAGTCAATCGTCCTTGGTATGCAGTTTCCTTTTTGATCAAATCAAAGATGAAAGATTCTATACCCGAATACAAAGCCATTCCCGGCCTTGCCCTTAAATCCTATAGCATAGAAACCGAGCAAAGCTCATTTGGAGGCATCTATATCTGGAAGTCAGAACAAGCGGCTCGGGATTGGTTCAATCCCAATTGGTTTGCTCGCGTGAAAGAAAAGTATGGGGAAACGGAAGTCCCAATTCTTCCCCTTGTTTGGATGCCCAAAGAAGAAGACTTTCTTAGGGCTAGAGAATCTGCGACCTATGCAAAAGTGTTTCAAATAAAATCCAATCTGAGTCCAAAAACTGCCAAAGAATGGGAAGAAATGACAAAATCATTCCAAAAAGAAGCAGGTTTTTTGACTGCTATTTCCGCAAAACAAGGGATAGATGATGTTCTCTACTTTACTTTTTGGAAGGATAGACCAGAAGGAAAGGAAAATGAATCCCACATTAAACTGACTAAGGGTTCCTTTCTAGGAATATGTGAGCTACCTATCCAATTGAGTAATTTAAAATGAATATGCAACAACTTGTATACGTCAAAAAAAATACAATAGAGTGGAGGGAGACAGAATCTCCTTCCTTCACCTCATCAAACCAGGCTTTGGTGAAACCTCTCGCAGTTTCGCGTTGCGACTTAGACCTTCCCATAATAAGAGGCCAAACACTCTTCCGAGCCCCATTCCCCATTGGACACGAATTTGTGGGTGAAATCGTAGATGTGACAGATGATCTAAAAGACAATTTCAAAAAAGGAGATCGTGTGGCAGTGCCATTTCAAATCTCTTGTGGAATTTGTCCTCATTGTAAAACTCTTCATTCACAAGCCTGCGAAACGGTTCCTTTTGGCTCAAACTATGGAATTGGGAAGTCTGCTAAAGATTTTGGAGGTGCGCTATCTGATTTGGTTCTCGTACCTTATGCAAAAGAAATGATACTACCTTTATCTCCAAACATTGATTTGGCTTCGATTGCCAGCTTATCAGATAATATGGTAGAAGCGTGGAAACTAGTAGGCCAACATCTGGATTTAAAACCAAACTCTTCAGTTATGGTGATTGGTGGCTTTGCAGCAAGCATAGGTTTGTACTCTGTTC includes:
- a CDS encoding lipase secretion chaperone; its protein translation is MKKSSLILITIAFVSILVILLGVSYMNPSRQESESEENPNEKAISYFQNQEDGFFVDPFYLESAKSIFTGEGGFLSYEEIISKAKSGELNLIFELWNLRRQCPEGSTREQCHEYIKAFLQNQYSAEEAKKLIQMLTNYLKYEEAMANIDTSSQSYTNQEMYDTIKQMRRKFFSKEEAELIFGLEEATAEFSYNRKNFLEETKNLKAEDRLKSYEEFRKKTFGQYYKAIAEREPKYDKFETEMELRRNELTKLSAQERDTKEKEIRIRYFGKEGNERIEKVLKDMKEEEERITKLEKEEANFLKNNPNLSASERDKKLLEMRTQALGSKELAEEYGRRLEYEKTLNKAQ
- a CDS encoding esterase/lipase family protein encodes the protein MVRKSLSYLILAIFMVSPVWAGSTSSSKPLAGTYPIILSHGLFGWGENSNGIISIVNYWGGVDDYLRSQGATVYAPAKTAANSNEVRAQELKTAMLTYLAANNYTGKVHIVGHSQGGLDSRYAVSNLGLSSRVATLTTLNTPHYGSPIADIVKTVLPSWIQPFVASIVETLVKVVYGGTNQQNALAALSSLTKEGLTSFNSYTPNRTGVKYFSYGSSITIPDLIQHPLMGILHPACAAGGLFQGQGLTNDGLVPLSSQRWGTWKGGPSFGILTTGIDHLQITNTLRSGQLWFDVNGFYLNLARDLKANQ
- a CDS encoding ZIP family metal transporter: MESLLSVHPVLLALLATCFTWLCTALGASFVFFFRSVPRPLFNSMLGFSSGIMIAASFWSLLLPALELWETKTNHAWFYASLSFLSGGLVLYLIHKFLPHLHVGLESNRQEGGRSSFQRSILLVIAITLHNIPEGLAVGVAFGALGDNFTAQALASALVVAFGIGIQNIPEGAAVSIPLLREGFSVRRSFWYGQLSGFVEPLGGLLGAALVFSMANVLPFALCFAAGAMIFVVIEELIPESHTGQETEMSTLGALFGFVLMMALDLGLGA
- a CDS encoding methyl-accepting chemotaxis protein, with product MHSLKSDSVRFSILCFLFIGLLYFLIPQDDQTKASISSFRPFITTVILMIIWSHFSFQYLYLLRKTKNVEITALLHTFLDHQSQIQALDRSQAIISFDMQGNILSANRNFLHLMGYQNEEIIGKHHKIFVDPAYALSEEYDMFWNILRSGNFHQSEFKRIGKSGKVVWIQATYNPIFDLKGNLTKVIKFASDITEQKKLSEEAKELTNELLHSLQGLEKGNLKTAINGNFSGGFLEIKNSFNNTLTNLATVISDVKRNVETVLLASQKLEDTSQFLSHSATDQAATVEETEAAIVQIIKNISESAASAEKTDLIAKKSTEEAKIGERSVQEAVQAMNAISGKIGVIKEIAAQTSLLSLNASIEAARAGENGKGFAVVATEVGKLAEKSNVSSGEISQLSASSLEIANRAGQIISDIIPAISQTSELVRTMSISNKEQAESVAQIGQAMKELDSVTQQFAASSEELAVTAESLSLQAKSLNHTIDFFHW
- a CDS encoding c-type cytochrome; this encodes MASPEETELVRKKADLIWEKQCSACHGVDGKSDASLNPKPRNFGTFGMKMGFFFGGDKMREGIYRTISTGKNKAMPAFQGSLKEEEIWSLVDRIERF
- a CDS encoding neutral/alkaline non-lysosomal ceramidase N-terminal domain-containing protein, with protein sequence MKSIFTLVLVLFSLKGLYAEEAVYSVGLSKKDITGPPFGLMFWGYAREDQTGVGIQTRQFARSLVMEERKTGKLLAYVTAEVGGIPFEVQREVVKRLQKEVDPKFHLGNVVLNASHTHSGPAGFFQYSEVSFYSTNYYSQVFSLLCDGIFSAIRDAYHKRIPSTVYLGKAMVKDAGINRSLDAYNANPQEERQLYSDTIEREMTQLNFVAQGKKLGHVNWYGVHPTNITFDNRLISSDNKGVAALLSEEQALNEGHPSFVAIFAQANEGDVSPNLNLNNTGPGKEMYESSFLIGKRQFLASQEIWKGPTRELKGGMAFAHTFIDMSQYKVSAEFSRTGKEESTCPSAYGYAFAAGSTEEGGGHWLFHEGMTDKHRRFYIDWIAKFMLQSPSEELRNCQKPKAVLFPMGETKPIPSLPQILPYGMVRIGDLLIMVLPHEVTTMSARRLKKQVRSQFPNESLEVVISGLSNDFSGYITTPEEYSEQHYEGGHTLHGKQSLNALRQEFHRMASHMREGFEVSETIGNHPFPLDLSERVRSKEIPFTNETSTEPKEILIFPKPIYKIGEEVRCRVEAANPNVGYPMVKEYFIIEKRLHSAWLPIKTEAAIDTKIEYQTSRLPWKSLGSMDLSWTIGDRESGEYRLVHKGMFQTSNGKKSPYTLICPSFRVDP